The Planococcus halocryophilus nucleotide sequence GCGTTTAATATGTTTTTACTGCCACATGAAATACTGGCAGGCGGGGTAACAGGTATTGCGATGATGCTCGGTTTGGTAACACCTTTAAATGCAGGGGTTTGGATGATTGTTTTGAATATCCCGATTCTCGTTGTTGGGTGGATGAAACTTGGTAAAAATTTTATAGCCAATAGCTTGTTTTCAGTGGTTGTTACGTCAATCTCCATGTTGTATATTCCTGTTGTACAAATAACAGAAGATGCTCTACTTTCTACTGTATTTGGTGGCGTTATTGCCGGAGCTTCAATGGGTGTTATTATTCGCTATTATAGTTCAACAGGTGGATTTGACGTTATTGGTTTGTTATTGTCAATGAAGCGCGATATCCCACTAGGTGCGCTTGTATTTGTTCTCAATAGTGCAGTTGTTTTCGTCTCGGGCTTTGTGTTCTCATGGGAACTAGCCATGTATACAATGGCTTCGATTTACATTTCTGGACTTGTTATTGACCGTGTCCACACACGTCACATTAAGCTCAGTTTGATGGTTGTAACGGCTAAAGGCGATGAGGTTAAAAAAGAGTTGCTCGATAATTTATATCGAGGCATTACAGTAGTAGATGGCGAAGGTGCTTATTCAGCGGCTAAAGTAAAAGTTCTATACAGTGTAATTGGGCGTCATGAACTGGCATTTGTCCGTCCGCTCATCAAAAATATTGATCCGAATGCATTTGTTAGCATTAGTGAGACGATGGAAGTTATGGGGAATTTCCGGAAAGACGATAACTTTATGAAAAATCCAATGTTAAAAAGCTCTTCAGTTTCTTAAACTGAAGAGCTTTTTTGTAGCTATATGAATCTATTATTGGAACAGTAAATAATCTTCTTCTAAAATAAAATCATTGCTAATGTCGATAAATAAATAGCAGTCGTCAGATAAAGGGAAACTAAATGTCCGAATCATTTTAGTCGTTTCGATATCAGAATATACGTCTGATAAAATCCCTTTATGCAAGGTTTTCATTTGCATAGTGTTTTCTAAAAAAAAAGGACGGAATGCCCAATGGGAGCCAATGTGATCTGATTCAAAAACCCAATGATCTTGTCGCTTTTGAAAGTTAGAAGACACTTGCTGACCATCACTATTGCATATATACAATCGGAAACTTTCTTTATTGAATGGTTCAGCTATTGTTTCAATAAATCGATCTGCAGTCTCAGGGCCATGCCATTTTGAAAGAAGTTTTTTCACTTTTTCTTCTAGGCTGACTGTAAATGCATACCGCTGTTGAATCATTGATTTCTCTCGTTGAACAAAAGTGGTAATTTTTTGACCAACAGCAAGCGGGTCAAAGCTCTCGACTGGAAGTTCAAAAGTAGGTTTTGCTAAATAAAAGCCTTGGTAATAATGGCCCCCATTTTTCCAAGCGAAATACAATTGGTAGCTATCTTCAATATTTTCATAAGAAAGTTTTGCGCCAATACGCCGTGCTAATACGGTTAGCGTTTGGACAACATCTTGGAATGCCTCGGGATTGGCGTTTCGAACGAGGCTTGTATCCACTTTTAAAATATGAGGACGAAGTTGACGAATCCGGTCAATGTTAGAGCTTTTTGCTCCGACATGATCTACCGCAATTTGAATGCCGTAGGTTTTGTAATACATTAACAAATGATGAAGCGTATCAAAATCTTCATCAAAATCATGTTCGGTGATTTCCAATACAATGCGGTTCATAGAGAACCCCTTTTTTTCGTATACTTGAAGGGTTTCTAAAAAATCTTCCCCGCTATTGATCAATAATTGTTTAGCATTTCGATTGATAAATAACAGTCTATCATTACCAGAATCGAGCATTTGACAAATTGCGAGCTCTAAAAGATGCTGATCGACCCCCACTTTGTATTCATCAGGGACGTCGGTGTCATGAAAAAAATCGCCTAAACTGATCCACTCGTTTTCAAAATAGAAACGCCCTAAAACTTCATAACCAATTACGGTATGTTTGACCGCACTGACGATGGGTTGATAAGCAGGCTTTACATCAGACAAATTTTCAAGAATATCTAGCGGATCCATAGTAGTTGCTCCTTTACTGCAAATCTATCGACTATGCAAGAAAATTACATAATCATGAAAAAGTAAACGACGACCATCATGATCATGATAGCCAGCATAGAGGAAATCAAGGTGATGTGCATATTTGATGGTGTGAATGTTTCATTAATAAGTTGCTGCCGCTTTTTTTTATAGTTTTGAGTTGCTGAAAAAATAACAATGAGACCGAAAATACAGGCGAAAATACCAAGTGCGATAGTGAAAGTATCCACAAATGAATTGCGCGTGACGCCCATGGTAAAATGCAAGCTAGTTGCGAGAAAACCAACGCCGACGATTGAAATGACGGTTCGAATCCATGCTAAGTAAGTGCGTTCATTAGCAAGATGTTGTTGTGTATAGGTTAACTGGTTTTTTTCTTGTTTATAGGACTGGCGGGACATTCCATTCTCTCCTCCTGGTAATAATCGGTTATTAATTTTCAAGTAATTTAGAATCGAGAGAAAATGATGTGTCTCTAGTATAAATGAATCGCGAATAAAAAGGAATTTCGAAAAACTACTCAATTACCAGTGAGCACTTGAACAGCCTAACAATCAGAACTGCTATGATCATGTGCACCCTACTGTAAACTAGTCGTAAAATTCTTGTTAAGTTACTGTGAGTTCGCCCAATTACTCGGCTTTAATAGCTATAGTAAACGATGAAGGCATTTTAAAATCGTCAGACGGCAGTGCTGAACATTTTCTATTGTCGGATCAACTAAAAATAGGGAGATGAAGGAATTGAAGAAATTTTCATTTAGCTTAATGGTACTATTACTAGTCGGTGCAGCTGTTTCGATAAATTCAACAGTGGCGTTGGGACAGTCAAAAGAAGCAGAACTCAATCCTAATCGATTTTTGAATATTGCACACCGCGGAGCATCTGGTTATGCGCCGGAACATACATTGGCTTCTTATGAATTGGGCGAAGAAATGCATGGTGATTATATAGAAGTTGATTTACAGATGACAAAAGATGGTGTTTTAATAGCGATGCATGATGAAAAAGTTGACCGAACCACTAACGGTTCTGGCTTTGTCAGAGACATGACGTTGGCTGAAATCAAAAAATTAGATGCAGGTTCTTGGTTTAATAAAGCCTATCCTGAAAAAGCTCAGCCGCAATACGAAGGATTACAGGTGCTCACGCTTGAAGAAGTGATTGAAACTTTTGGCAAAGGTTCCCGCTACTATATTGAGACAAAAGCACCGAATGTTTATCCAGGTATGGAGAAGGAACTTGTAAGAGTATTGGAGAAATACAAATTGACGGGTCAAAATGCACAGTCAGGAAAAGTTCTGGTTCAGTCTTTCAGTCAGGAAAGTTTGCTGAAAATGCACAGGCTAGATTCTGAAATCCCGTTGGTCCAACTAATTTCTTATGCGGTACCAGCCGTCATTTCAAACACAGAGCTTGAATACATGAAAAAGTATGCTGTAGGTGTGGGGATGAGTTATACAAAAATCGATCGTGCCTATGTGGAAAAGGTCCGCAGTCATGGGCTGTTAATTCATCCTTACACGGTAAATGACCGTGCTGACATGGAGCGCTTGATTGATTGGGGCGTAACAGGAATGTTCACCAATTACCCGGATGTTTTAGAAGACGTATTGAAGAATAAATAAGCGCCAATAAAAATCAAAACTCGCCATTGAAATCATAATTGATTTCAATGGCGAGTTTTTACGTTATTATTAGAGATTAGTGTTATACAGCACAGTGTTGTGCAGTCAAAAGAACAATAATGGGGCTGAGAAAAGATGTATTTTAGTGAATACATAGATTATTGTATAGACAGAGGAGGATCACAGGATGTTTTTAGATGAAAGAAGCGCAAATTTGCTCAAGCTCTTGCAACATTCATCTACTTCTTCGATGAATGAGATTGAAGATCAAACAGGGCTTACACGCAGACAGATTCAATATAGTTTGAGTAAAGTCAATGATTGGCTAGAATCCAATCATTACAAGCCTGTACAATATAAACGAGAAATCGGATATTTTCTATCAGATAACATCCTAGAAGACGAGGTAAGCGTCAGATTAACAAAAAGAAGTTATTTTTTTTCAGAGAAAGATAGAGAACAAATTTTTTACTTGCTAATTCTGCTCAGCCATGAGCCTTTGTCCTTGTATCATTTCCAATCGATTACTGGTATTTCTAGAAATACGGTTTTGACGGATCTTCAACGTTTGAAAAAAATGGCTACTCAATTGAAGTTGACGATTCACTATTCCAAGCAGGAAGGTTACATTGTCACGGGTGATAGTCGTGTAAAGCGTTTTGTAATTGAACAGTTGATCCATGAAGTATTGAATGGTCCGAATAGCCAATTGATTATCGATTGTATTTGGGAGGGATTTGAAGAGCAGATCAAGGCAGTTCACACGAAATTAGAATATCTCGAAAAACAACTAGAAACGACCTTTACGGACAACAGGCTTCACGAATTAGCATATCTTTTCGTTTCTACTGATCAATTGATTGGCAAAGGAGAAGAGTTAGAGGAAGATCCTAGTTGGCT carries:
- a CDS encoding EAL-associated domain-containing protein produces the protein MDPLDILENLSDVKPAYQPIVSAVKHTVIGYEVLGRFYFENEWISLGDFFHDTDVPDEYKVGVDQHLLELAICQMLDSGNDRLLFINRNAKQLLINSGEDFLETLQVYEKKGFSMNRIVLEITEHDFDEDFDTLHHLLMYYKTYGIQIAVDHVGAKSSNIDRIRQLRPHILKVDTSLVRNANPEAFQDVVQTLTVLARRIGAKLSYENIEDSYQLYFAWKNGGHYYQGFYLAKPTFELPVESFDPLAVGQKITTFVQREKSMIQQRYAFTVSLEEKVKKLLSKWHGPETADRFIETIAEPFNKESFRLYICNSDGQQVSSNFQKRQDHWVFESDHIGSHWAFRPFFLENTMQMKTLHKGILSDVYSDIETTKMIRTFSFPLSDDCYLFIDISNDFILEEDYLLFQ
- a CDS encoding YidH family protein; the protein is MSRQSYKQEKNQLTYTQQHLANERTYLAWIRTVISIVGVGFLATSLHFTMGVTRNSFVDTFTIALGIFACIFGLIVIFSATQNYKKKRQQLINETFTPSNMHITLISSMLAIMIMMVVVYFFMIM
- a CDS encoding YitT family protein, encoding MNKWMRLLIIFISSIVLGVAFNMFLLPHEILAGGVTGIAMMLGLVTPLNAGVWMIVLNIPILVVGWMKLGKNFIANSLFSVVVTSISMLYIPVVQITEDALLSTVFGGVIAGASMGVIIRYYSSTGGFDVIGLLLSMKRDIPLGALVFVLNSAVVFVSGFVFSWELAMYTMASIYISGLVIDRVHTRHIKLSLMVVTAKGDEVKKELLDNLYRGITVVDGEGAYSAAKVKVLYSVIGRHELAFVRPLIKNIDPNAFVSISETMEVMGNFRKDDNFMKNPMLKSSSVS
- a CDS encoding glycerophosphodiester phosphodiesterase, whose amino-acid sequence is MKELKKFSFSLMVLLLVGAAVSINSTVALGQSKEAELNPNRFLNIAHRGASGYAPEHTLASYELGEEMHGDYIEVDLQMTKDGVLIAMHDEKVDRTTNGSGFVRDMTLAEIKKLDAGSWFNKAYPEKAQPQYEGLQVLTLEEVIETFGKGSRYYIETKAPNVYPGMEKELVRVLEKYKLTGQNAQSGKVLVQSFSQESLLKMHRLDSEIPLVQLISYAVPAVISNTELEYMKKYAVGVGMSYTKIDRAYVEKVRSHGLLIHPYTVNDRADMERLIDWGVTGMFTNYPDVLEDVLKNK